Genomic segment of Malus domestica chromosome 15, GDT2T_hap1:
ATATTATTGATAATTATGCCATAGCTATGTATCAATAGATTCATTACTATGTTTTTTGTTGTTGGTCAGGTCTTTCGCCATCTTGTCGAGAAGATTAACTGCAGATTATTGTTTGCGACTCACTATCACCCGCTAACCAAGGAATTCGCTTCTCATCCACACGTTACATTACAACACATGGCATGTTCTTTCAAGTCAAAATCTGCATGCCCTTCGAAAAGTGACCAAGAGCTGGTATTTCTCTATCGCCTAACCAATGGGGCATGCCCAGAGAGTTACGGACTGCAAGTAGCAATGATGGCTGGGATCCCAGAGCAGGTGGTCGAAGCTGCTTCAAAGGCCGGCCAAGTAATGAAGAAATCCATTGGACAAAGTTTCAAGACCAGCGAACAGAGATCAGAGTTTTCTACTCTCCACGAGAGCTGGCTGAAGACCCTGCTAGCTGCCACGCTGACCGGTAATTACAATGACGAAGATTGTTTTGATGTGCTGTTTTGTTTGCAGCACGAACTTAAGAGCTCGTATCGATCAGGCAACTGACAAAAGGCACCAGATTTCTATCGATTGCAGCATAAAAACTTAAAGAGTTTTGATGCCTCTCGCCGACCGTTGTAACTTTGTATTTTACTAAACTGCATCCGGAAATGTTTCTCGTTAACAGAAATGAAGAAAAGGAGATAATTGTGGTGGAAatcatcaattatcaaaatccTTAACCATACAAATTAACTAAAAACTAAACTAACCTCAATATTCCCGGGCAATTCGGGTTTTTGAACAACTTTGTCAAATGACAAAACCACCCTCCTGTTTCACTCTTACAATTTCAGTAACACTGTCGATAGTTGACACCAGAAACCCAAAATGGTCCTTCTACAACACTAGAACCACACAACTAACCTAACCGGTTTTCGAAATTTGTTTGaacttctctccctttctccccTGAGACTGCCATGCATGGAGAAAGATCTGATCAGTGATGAAAACGGCAAATCGAGCcgaaacaagcaaacaaagcTCAAGAGGAAAGAGCTGGGATTGTCGTGCATGCTAAACACCGTAGTTGGTGCCGTCCTCGCCGTCATCTGCCGTCCCCTGGACCCGACCCACCACTGCTTGGCCGCCCCGGAGGACATCATCGACCCTTCCTTTCTCCAATCCGTAAAATCCCTCCGTGCCCTAATCTTCAAGCCCCAGCAGGAATGGCGCGACCCCTCCATCTACCTCTCCCCCTTCCTAGACGTCATCCAAAGCGACCACGTCCACGCCTCCGCCACCCGCGTCGCCCTCTCCGCCACGCTGAAGATTCTCAAGCTCGGAGTCTTCGACGAGAAGACTCCGGGGGCGAAAGAAGCTATTAACACCGTGGTCACCTCCATCTCCACGTGCCGGCTTGAAAGAACCGACTCTGTTAACGAGGACGCCGTGATGATGAACATCCTCCAAATCCTGACCGGAATCATGAACCACCGCGCTTCGGTTCTGCTCTCCGATCAGGCCGTCTGCACAATCGTGAACACCTGTTTTCAGGTTGTTCAGCAATCGGCGAACAGAGGAGACTTGCTCATGCGAAGTGCGAGGTACACAATGCACGAGCAGATCCAGATCATATTTTAGCGGTTGCCAGAAATCGATTTCCGAGATGAGCACAGCTCGGCGAGTACTGACACCGAAGACGCCGATGCAGACGATGCGAATATGGATTCGGGGTATGGGATCCGGTGCGCGGTTGATATTTTTCACTTCTTGTGTTCATTGTTGAATGTGGTTCAGGTGGTTGAGACTTGAGACGGATCAGGGGTATACCGTGCAAACTGCCGACGAGGATGTGCAGCTTTGCGCTCTTGTTCTGATCAACTCCGCGATCGAGTTGAGCGGGGATGGAATCGGGTCGCATTCGAAGTTGTTGAGGATGATGAAAGATGCCTCTTTCACCATTTGGTTCACTACGGCGCGAGTTCAAGCCCGCTTGTTTTTTCCATGATTTGCAGTACGGTTTTGAACATGTATCACTTTCTTCGGAGGTGAGGTTTTCGGGTTCATTTTGTGATGTCTGTGAATTAAACACATTTCGATTTTGAGAATTATTTGCtttgtttttgcagattcaatcGGCTTCAATTAGAAGCATTCTTCACGTTTGTGCTGTTTCGAGTTTCAGCTCCCGGAGTGTCAATCCAACTTCAAGAGGTTGCACTTGAAGGGATTATAAATTTCGGCAGACAACTGACGTTCGTCGTAGAGGTCTATGTGAACTACGACTGTGATCCGCTTTGCCGTAATGTGTTTGAGGAGATTGGGAAGTTGCTTTGCAAGCAGTCTTTTCCGGTCGCAAGCCCTTAACTTTACAGATACAAGCCTTTGAAGGGTTAGTTATCATGATCCACAACATTGCAGATAGTATTGATAGAGAAAATGATACAAGCCCTTCCGAACCCTACCTGATTGAGATCAGAGTCCCAGAAGATTCAGAGGATTCTCGAAGCGTTTTCAGAGTTTTTTTTAGCAGCAGTCTGCAGATCTTTTCGTGAACAAAGACACTATTCATTCTTTGCTACTCTCTCATTATGCTCAATACTGATCAGCACAATCCgcaagtgaagaagaagatgactgGAAGAAGAGTTCATCAGGAATAATAGGGCAATCAATGGAGGGAAGGATCTTCCTAGAGAGTATCTTTCCGAGCTTTTCCAATCCATATCGAACAATGCAATCACGCTTTTTGGTCAATCCGGTATGACAGTACTAATGAAGCCGAGCAGATGGATTGAGTTGATGAACCGTTCCAAAACTGTGCAGCCTTTCATTCTATGTGATTTTGATCGTCGGCTAGGCAGAGACATGTTTGCTTGCATCGCTGGCCCTTCAGTCGCAGCTATTTCTGCATTTTTCGAGCAAGCTGAAGAACAGGAATTGCTCCATGAATGCATTGAAGGATTATTCTCGGTAGCCAGGATAGCACAGTACGGCCTAGAGGACACACTCGATGAGCTCATTGCCACCTTCTTGCGATTCACCACGCTGCTTAATCCTTATGACTCTGCGGAAGAAACACTCTTTGCTTTTAGCAAATATTTGAAGCCAAGAATGGCTACACTAGCTATTTTCACCATCGCAAACAACTTTGGAGAGTCGATCAGAGGGGGTTGGAGGAATATTGTGGACTGTTTGCTGAAACTCAAGAGGCTTAAACTACTTCCCCAAAATGTCCTTGAGTTTGATGCTGCTTCCACCTCATCTGATGCTCAACCAACATCTGAATCCGGTATAATCTTCCCTGCTCACGATCCCAAATTTGGAGGACGACAAGCTTCTGGCATGATTAGTCGATTCTCACATTTTCTATCACTAGAGAGTCCGGAAGATGCTGTATCTCTTGGCATGAGTGAATTTGAACAGAACCTGAAGGTTATCAAACAATGCCGAATTGGGGACATCTTCAGCACTAGTTCAAACTTTCCCGAGGACTCTTTGCTCAACCTCGGGCGTTCGCTAATGTATGCAGCTGCAGGGAAAGGGCAGAAGTTTAGCACATCCGTTGAAAAAGAAGTGACCGTTGGGTTCTGCTGGGATTTGATAGTTGCCATCTCTTTGGCCAACGTCCATAGGTTCCAAGCATTTTGGCTGAGTTTTCATGATTATCTGCTGGCGGTTGCTCAGTTTCCCATGTTCTCCCCAATCCCATTTTCCGAAAAAGCCATTGTAGGCCTCTTCAAGGTCTGTCTCAAGCTCCTTGGTACATACCGACCTGACAGATTCCCCGAGGAGCTCATTTTCAAGTCGATAAATCTAATGTGGAAGCTGGAAAAAGAAATTCTCGGACACCTGCAGCGAGTCCATTACACAATCAGTAAACAAGATTCTCGTTGAGTACCCTGCCAATTTGCAAACCCAATTCGGATGGAAGTCAGTTCTTCACTTGTTATCAGTCTCCGGGCGACACCCTGACACCTATTGGCAGGGAGTTGAGACCCTGATCATGGTGATGTCTGATG
This window contains:
- the LOC139191717 gene encoding ARF guanine-nucleotide exchange factor GNL2-like; protein product: MTVLMKPSRWIELMNRSKTVQPFILCDFDRRLGRDMFACIAGPSVAAISAFFEQAEEQELLHECIEGLFSVARIAQYGLEDTLDELIATFLRFTTLLNPYDSAEETLFAFSKYLKPRMATLAIFTIANNFGESIRGGWRNIVDCLLKLKRLKLLPQNVLEFDAASTSSDAQPTSESGIIFPAHDPKFGGRQASGMISRFSHFLSLESPEDAVSLGMSEFEQNLKVIKQCRIGDIFSTSSNFPEDSLLNLGRSLMYAAAGKGQKFSTSVEKEVTVGFCWDLIVAISLANVHRFQAFWLSFHDYLLAVAQFPMFSPIPFSEKAIVGLFKKFSDTCSESITQSVNKILVEYPANLQTQFGWKSVLHLLSVSGRHPDTYWQGVETLIMVMSDGTHVSRTNYAYCIDHAFGFIALKNSPLEKNLKILDLLADSLGEAFQKISLARREEIRNHAVLSLQKSFKLAEELEFTPTNYTNCFNLVISVMVDDLHKKMLEYSQRENAEKEMRGMEGTLKIALELLTDVYLQFLIPISQ